A stretch of Exiguobacterium sp. BMC-KP DNA encodes these proteins:
- a CDS encoding ATP phosphoribosyltransferase regulatory subunit, producing the protein MQSFSTIRLKDGATDYVGASATRLQRVIRQLEDGLEQSNYTRLITPLIEEIGGREQIRMDFTTSVARALSERGREQYKRVFYSGSVFQPEEKFQVGFEERGQLAEVEAIQLAVRLVEELTGKEVTLSIGDAGLIEHLIETRVGDHHLRDQVTQMLRLRNVIELKRIAGQLDDALLAKLPLLFGREGAETILPYVDETRLNAVLDLAEAVNADLDFGQMGLQTYYDGITIHGFIEGVTEPVLVGGRYDRLYEQFGQEQQAFGIGFSVERLAEVL; encoded by the coding sequence ATGCAATCATTTTCTACGATTCGACTCAAGGATGGAGCGACGGATTACGTCGGTGCCTCGGCAACAAGGCTTCAACGGGTCATCCGTCAGCTCGAAGATGGACTCGAACAATCTAACTATACCCGATTAATCACCCCCCTAATTGAGGAAATCGGTGGACGGGAACAGATTCGGATGGACTTTACGACTAGTGTCGCGCGTGCACTCAGCGAACGCGGTCGCGAACAATATAAACGAGTCTTCTACAGTGGCTCGGTCTTTCAACCAGAAGAGAAGTTCCAAGTCGGGTTTGAGGAACGGGGACAACTCGCGGAAGTCGAAGCGATCCAACTCGCGGTCCGACTCGTTGAGGAACTGACAGGAAAAGAAGTCACACTCTCAATCGGCGATGCCGGTCTAATCGAGCATTTGATTGAGACGCGCGTCGGTGATCACCACTTACGTGATCAAGTGACACAGATGCTCCGTTTACGTAACGTCATCGAACTGAAGCGGATTGCGGGTCAACTCGATGATGCGTTACTTGCGAAACTTCCGTTATTATTCGGACGTGAAGGGGCAGAGACGATTCTACCGTACGTTGACGAGACACGACTCAATGCCGTGCTTGATCTCGCGGAAGCCGTCAATGCCGATCTCGACTTCGGTCAAATGGGCTTACAGACGTACTATGACGGGATCACGATTCACGGTTTCATCGAAGGTGTGACAGAACCCGTCCTCGTCGGTGGACGCTACGACCGACTTTATGAACAATTCGGACAAGAACAACAGGCGTTCGGCATCGGATTCTCGGTCGAACGGTTGGCGGAGGTGCTCTAA
- the hisD gene encoding histidinol dehydrogenase yields the protein MTPTKPFSIDRDTELAVRAILERVATDGDAAVRDYTNQFDQVDLEDFRLSETRITQAFEQADANLIDSLKLMAIRLVEWHEQELPSDIELVEADVTRRQRFVPVDSVGIYVPGGAASYPSTVLMNAIPAKVAGVDRVVMVTPMTNLSDEVLVAARIAGVTEIYTIGGAQAVAALTFGTESIQSVDLIVGPGNRFVAEAKRQVYGIVGIDSVAGPSEVVVIADKTAHPDRIAADLLAQAEHDRDAVAIAFVPTEEMKQAVDAEIERRLQQLPRQEIARRAMENGGVFVAPLETAIEEANRLAAEHLELAVANPQEVVKSIRHAGMIFLGHETPETLGDYVAGTNHVLPTSGTARFASGLSARTFLRHQTMLEATREGVQRLANAAKTVARVEGLEAHAQAIEVRED from the coding sequence ATGACACCGACAAAACCTTTCAGCATCGATCGCGACACGGAGCTCGCAGTCCGCGCGATTCTCGAACGCGTCGCAACAGACGGTGACGCTGCTGTCCGCGATTACACGAACCAATTCGATCAGGTCGATCTCGAAGATTTCCGTCTCAGTGAAACACGGATCACACAAGCGTTCGAACAGGCAGACGCGAACTTGATCGACTCGTTGAAGTTGATGGCGATACGGCTCGTCGAATGGCACGAACAGGAACTTCCGTCTGACATCGAACTCGTCGAAGCAGACGTGACACGACGTCAACGGTTCGTTCCCGTCGATTCAGTCGGGATCTACGTACCGGGTGGTGCAGCGAGTTATCCATCGACGGTCTTGATGAACGCCATTCCAGCGAAGGTTGCTGGTGTCGACCGTGTCGTCATGGTGACGCCGATGACGAACTTAAGTGACGAGGTTCTCGTTGCCGCACGCATCGCTGGTGTGACAGAAATCTATACGATTGGTGGAGCGCAAGCGGTCGCAGCGCTGACATTCGGAACAGAAAGTATCCAATCTGTCGATTTAATCGTCGGACCCGGGAACCGCTTCGTCGCCGAAGCGAAACGCCAAGTTTACGGCATCGTCGGGATTGACTCGGTCGCCGGTCCATCGGAAGTCGTCGTCATCGCTGACAAAACGGCGCATCCGGACCGGATCGCAGCTGATCTTCTTGCTCAAGCTGAACACGACCGTGACGCTGTCGCGATCGCCTTCGTGCCGACAGAAGAGATGAAACAAGCCGTTGATGCAGAAATCGAACGACGCTTACAGCAATTGCCGCGTCAAGAGATTGCTCGTCGTGCAATGGAAAACGGTGGTGTTTTCGTCGCCCCACTCGAAACAGCGATTGAAGAAGCAAACCGCCTCGCAGCGGAACACTTGGAACTCGCGGTTGCCAATCCGCAAGAGGTCGTCAAATCGATCCGTCACGCTGGGATGATCTTCCTCGGTCACGAGACACCGGAAACACTCGGCGATTACGTTGCCGGAACGAACCACGTCTTACCGACATCCGGGACAGCTCGTTTTGCGTCTGGATTATCAGCGCGGACGTTCCTACGTCACCAAACGATGCTCGAAGCAACACGTGAAGGCGTACAACGTCTCGCGAACGCAGCGAAGACCGTTGCCCGGGTCGAAGGACTTGAAGCACACGCACAAGCTATCGAAGTGAGGGAAGACTAA
- a CDS encoding pyridoxal phosphate-dependent aminotransferase: protein MRLHQNERFTTHSPVGIKAIQELIATFPLNEYPVEIIDQVKASYATYAGVRPTQLVAGNGSDELIGYLCARYGGPGMPVIASEPDFVMYQFYADRARAPFERVPLLDEMALDVDGLIAAPGEIIFLSHPHNPSGVLRKEADIRRLLDSGKYVVIDEAYIDFALEQSMLHLLEEYPKAIILRTLSKAFGLASLRLGFVIASEQIIEEIEQIKSPYNVSGLSAAVGIAIMAEPELDRVLEETYASREAIERILAPIGKTYPSAANFVYVEYSEAERFTQRCADAGLRIRLFDQAFRVSCGSPEAMQVLETCVEEELRCGVAQANE, encoded by the coding sequence ATGCGATTACACCAAAACGAACGATTCACGACCCACAGTCCAGTCGGGATTAAAGCGATTCAGGAATTGATCGCAACGTTCCCATTAAACGAATATCCTGTTGAAATCATCGATCAAGTCAAAGCATCGTACGCGACGTACGCTGGTGTCCGTCCGACGCAACTCGTCGCCGGAAATGGCTCGGATGAGTTGATCGGCTACTTATGTGCCCGCTACGGGGGACCCGGTATGCCAGTCATTGCCTCAGAACCGGACTTCGTCATGTACCAGTTCTACGCTGACCGAGCACGGGCACCGTTCGAACGCGTGCCGTTACTTGACGAGATGGCGCTTGACGTTGACGGATTGATTGCCGCACCCGGTGAGATCATCTTCTTGAGTCACCCGCACAATCCGTCCGGTGTCCTTCGCAAGGAAGCAGACATCCGCCGTTTGCTCGACAGTGGCAAATACGTCGTCATCGATGAGGCGTATATCGACTTCGCGCTCGAACAGTCGATGCTTCATCTACTAGAAGAGTATCCGAAAGCGATCATCTTACGGACACTCTCAAAAGCGTTCGGACTCGCATCGCTCCGACTTGGTTTTGTCATCGCGAGCGAACAAATCATCGAAGAAATCGAACAGATTAAATCACCATATAACGTCTCTGGTTTATCGGCAGCTGTCGGTATCGCCATCATGGCAGAACCGGAACTCGATCGTGTCTTAGAGGAAACGTATGCGAGCCGTGAAGCAATTGAACGGATTCTCGCCCCGATCGGGAAGACGTATCCGAGTGCAGCGAACTTCGTCTATGTCGAGTATTCAGAAGCCGAGCGCTTTACGCAGCGTTGTGCTGACGCCGGATTGCGAATCCGCTTGTTTGACCAAGCATTCCGTGTCAGTTGTGGATCACCAGAAGCGATGCAAGTATTAGAAACGTGTGTAGAGGAGGAATTACGATGCGGCGTGGCGCAAGCGAACGAGTAA
- the hisG gene encoding ATP phosphoribosyltransferase: MRIGITKGRLSKATERYLKEAGVETWGAIERELIVKRGEHEFVFMKGSDLIPYVAQGVLDVAITGSDILLESDQELSELTELPFGVCRMSVCAKEPLQFEGGRRVRIATKYPVIAKRYFSELGVDVDIVPLNGSVELAPLLGLADAIVDIVETGETLRANGLNEYEKIIDISARFFTSEWTLKRKRVEVIRLLEQLTEGVTRS, from the coding sequence ATGCGAATCGGAATTACAAAAGGACGGCTGTCGAAAGCGACAGAACGTTATCTAAAAGAAGCTGGCGTCGAGACATGGGGAGCCATTGAACGCGAACTGATCGTCAAACGGGGCGAGCACGAATTCGTCTTTATGAAAGGATCGGATTTGATTCCGTACGTTGCCCAAGGTGTTCTTGATGTCGCGATCACGGGGAGCGACATCTTACTTGAATCGGATCAAGAACTATCGGAACTGACAGAATTGCCGTTCGGTGTCTGCCGAATGTCCGTCTGTGCGAAAGAGCCTTTGCAATTTGAAGGTGGGCGCCGCGTCCGGATTGCGACGAAGTATCCCGTCATCGCAAAACGCTACTTCAGCGAACTCGGTGTCGACGTCGATATCGTACCGTTGAACGGATCGGTCGAACTAGCACCGTTACTCGGACTTGCTGACGCGATCGTCGATATCGTCGAGACAGGTGAGACGTTACGCGCCAACGGATTAAACGAATACGAGAAAATCATCGATATCAGTGCTCGGTTCTTTACGAGTGAATGGACGTTAAAACGGAAGCGGGTTGAAGTCATCCGCTTGCTGGAGCAATTGACAGAAGGAGTGACACGATCATGA
- the hisJ gene encoding histidinol-phosphatase HisJ: MQLLKWDGHVHSPYCPHGTKDPLEAYIERALEQGLERISFTEHAPLPEGLTDPAPDNDSGMSFATADAYLKELTQLRETYKNQIDIRIGMEFDYWEGHVDGTRDIIARYADFLTDGILSLHYLYIDEQYYGVDFSKESFGEIVTKLGSVTAVHERYYEGIQALVMTDLGAHQPKRLGHLTLPTKFIQTYPLESNPSNLDDTLRKIRQANFTLDVNTAGLRKPLCGLSYPYPELLQVTQSLSIPLVYGSDAHLAKDVGADFDFKW, translated from the coding sequence ATGCAATTATTGAAATGGGACGGTCACGTCCACAGTCCATATTGTCCACACGGTACGAAGGATCCACTCGAAGCCTACATCGAGCGCGCGTTAGAGCAAGGCTTAGAACGAATCAGCTTCACGGAACATGCGCCTTTACCTGAAGGTCTGACGGACCCCGCACCGGATAACGATTCCGGAATGTCGTTCGCGACAGCCGATGCCTACCTGAAGGAATTGACACAACTCCGCGAGACATACAAGAATCAAATCGACATCCGGATCGGGATGGAGTTCGACTACTGGGAAGGGCATGTCGATGGCACGCGTGACATTATCGCTCGCTACGCTGACTTCTTGACCGACGGTATTCTCTCACTGCATTACTTATACATCGATGAGCAGTACTATGGCGTCGATTTCAGCAAGGAAAGCTTCGGTGAGATCGTCACGAAACTCGGGAGCGTCACAGCCGTCCATGAACGGTATTATGAAGGCATTCAAGCCCTCGTCATGACAGACCTCGGTGCACATCAACCAAAGCGGCTCGGTCACTTGACGTTACCGACGAAGTTCATCCAAACTTATCCGCTTGAATCGAATCCGTCGAACCTCGACGACACGTTGCGGAAGATCCGTCAGGCGAACTTTACGCTCGACGTCAACACGGCAGGACTTCGTAAGCCGTTATGTGGTCTTTCCTATCCTTACCCGGAACTCCTGCAAGTCACGCAGTCGTTATCGATTCCGCTCGTCTATGGATCAGATGCCCATCTTGCAAAAGATGTTGGTGCTGATTTTGATTTCAAATGGTAA